DNA from Pelobacter propionicus DSM 2379:
ACAGGGCTGACCAGCAGGGCGCGGGCGCGGCAGAAGCTGTTTCCGTCGTCATCGTCGGCGCCGGCATCGCCGGGGTCTCCGCAGCCGAGTCGATCCGTCGCGCATCTCCCGCGGCGCGAATCACCCTGCTGGGCAAGGAACCGGACCTCCCCTACTACCGCATCAACCTGACCCGCTACCTGGCCGGAGAAATCTCCCGCGACGACCTGACCATGCACCCGGAGCAGTGGTACACCGACAACGACATCATTCTCCGCCTCTCCACCGAGATGCGCGGCTTCGACCCCGCGAGCGGGCATCTGACCCTGCACACCCACGAGCAGCTCGCCTTCGACCGCCTGATCCTGGCCATGGGGGCCCACCCCTTCGTCCCCCCCATCCCCGGAGCCACCCGCAAAAACGTGACGGTCCTGCGCACCCTGGGGGACGCCGACTTCATCCTCGGCCAGCTGCGCCCCGGCCTGAACTGCACCATCATCGGCGGCGGCGTCCTGGGGCTGGAGGCGGCCGGTGCCCTGGTCAAGCGCGGCGCATCTGTTACCCAGCTGGAAGGGTTCCCCTGGCTGATGCCCCAGCAACTCAACCGTACCGCCGGCGGGCTGCTGGCCAGACATGCCGAAAAACTAGGCATCACAATCCGCACCGACGCGCGCATCAAACAGATCGACGGCGACGAACGGGTGCACGGCGTCCTGCTGGAGAGCGGAGAGAGCATCGCTTCGGACCTGGTGGTCATCACTGCCGGAGTACGCTGCAACAGCTATCTGCCGCGCCAGGCACAGCTTACGGTCAACCAGGGGGTAGTTGTCGACGACCATCTCAAGAGCAGCGCAGGGAACATCCTTGCCGTGGGGGATCTTGCCGAGCACCGCGGCGTTTGCTACGGCACCTGGGTTCCGGCCCAGTTCCAGGGAAGCATCGCCGGGCTGAACGCCGTGGGAGGAAAGGTGGAGTTCGCCGGTATCCCCCGCTCCAACACCCTCAAGGTGCTCAACTTCGACCTGTTCAGCATCGGACAGGTTCACCCCGACGACGGCAGCTACCAGAGCTTTGAACAGATGGGCAACGATTGCTATCACTATGTCGTTTTCCGGGACAGCCGGCTGGTGGGCGCAATCCTGATGGGAGACATGGGACCGGCAGCAGCCATCAAGCACCTGATCGAAGCCAGGACGTCCTGCAGCGATCTGCTGCACAGAAATCCCGACATAGATGGGATCCTTGCCTTCATCGCGGCCGGTTCCCGCTAGGTTTCCTGGCTGCCCCTCCGCCCACAATCCGTTCGGAGGGCGGCGATGCCATTTCGGGGCGGACGCGTCCGGCGTATCCGCCCCGAACATCGTGGAGCCGCTTTCTCCCTACGCTGTGTAACAGTGAGAGTGGGTTGTTACTCTAACGAGTAATTCCCTGATAGCAAATACTCACACAAACCCCTTCCCCTGTCCGCCGCCATCCAAGCCACGCGCGCGCAACTGCCCAACAAAGCAGCATAATGCACAAGATAGCGGCGCCTGCCCGCAAAAGGGTACGAGCATTGCATGCATATTGAGCTCTTGCCTGGGTGGCTGCATATTTTTGCAACACCAAACACCGGAAGAGCGCTCAACGGAAGCTCTGGTCTGCCGATAAAATGTGCTCGACACCCCGGAACATGCCCACCCGGCAGGCACTCTTTGCTACCCAACGGGTAAAGCATCCATACACCAAAGGAGAAGAAAACGATGGTAAGCATGGCTAAAGTTGACGAAAAACTGCATGGCATCTATCAGGACGTCGTGAAGCGCAACCCTGGCGAAGTCGAGTACCACCAGGCAGTTGCCGAAGTTCTGGAGACTCTCGGACCTGTGGTTGCCAAAAACCCGGAATACCTGGAGCGCAAGATCATCGAGCGCATCTGTGAGCCAGAGCGTCAGATCATCTTCAGGGTGCCCTGGCAGGACGACAAGGGCGAAGTCCACATCAACCGCGGCTTCCGCGTCCAGTTCAACTCGGCCATCGGCCCCTACAAGGGTGGCATCCGCTTCCATCCTTCCGTCTACCTGGGCATCATCAAGTTCCTCGGCTTCGAGCAGATCTTCAAGAACTCCCTCACCGGCATGCCCATCGGCGGCGGCAAGGGCGGTTCCGACTTCGATCCCAAGGGCAGATCTGATGACGAAATCATGCGCTTCTGCCAGAGCTTCATTACCGAACTGTTCCGCCACCTGGGCGAGCACACCGATGTGCCGGCCGGCGACATCGGTGTTGGCGGCCGCGAGATCGGCTACATGTTCGGCCAGTACAAGCGCCTCACCAACCGCTGGGAAGCGGGCGTGCTGACCGGCAAGGGGCTCAAGTGGGGCGGTTCGCTGGTTCGCCCGGAGGCCACCGGCTACGGGGCAACCTACTTCGTCAACGAAGCCCTCAAGGTGCGCAATGACTCCCTGGAAGGCAAGACCTGCCTGGTTTCCGGTTCCGGCAACGTGGCCATCTACACCATCGAGAAGATCCAGCAGCTGGGCGGCAAATGCGTTGCCTGCTCCGACAGCAACGGCGTGATCTACCATGAGAATGGTCTCGACCTGGCGCTGATCAAGCAACTCAAGGAAGTGGAGCGTCGCCGCATCGCCGACTACGCCAGCTACCACAAGGATGCCAGGTACACCGCCAACGGCAATATCTGGGAGATCCCCTGCCAGGTGGCCATGCCCTCCGCGACCCAGAACGAGATCAACGGCAAGGACGCCGCAATCCTGGTCAAGAACGGCTGCATCGCCGTAGGCGAAGGCGCCAACATGCCGACCAATCCGGACGGCATCAAGGTGTTCCAGGACGCCAAGATCGCCTACTGCCCGGGCAAGGCCTGCAACGCCGGCGGCGTCGCCACCTCTGCCCTGGAAATGCAGCAGAACGCCCAGCGCGACTCCTGGACCTTCGAAGAGACCGAGAAGAAGCTGGAGAAGATCATGGTCGGCATCCACAAGCTCTGCTACAAGACCGCCGAAGAGTATGGCCAGGCCGGAAACTACGTGCTCGGCGCCAACATCGCCGGTTTCATCAAGGTTGCCGACGCAATGGTTGCCCACGGCCTTATCTAGCCTTTGCGCAGCATTCAGTTCCTGCCACAAAAAAACCCCGCTCTCTGCGGGGTTTTTTTGTGGGCGCCGCGACCGCAGGCCGGGATCAGGTCTACGGGTTGCCCGAGCTCGTCAGGCCTCCCGTCGTTCACGGCGCTTGATGTTCGGACAAAACCGGATACAGTTTGTGACAGAGGTTCAGCTATTCCCGTGCGAAAGGAGTCAGGCCATGAAAGCAGCCATACGCAGCACGCTCCTGTTTTCCCTGTCCCTGACCTGCATGCCCCTTGTGCTGCAGGCGGCAGATAACGGAAAGGAATTTGTCGGCTCTGAAAAATGCCGGAGCTGCCATATCCAGGAGTACAACAGCTGGAAGGAGAGCTACCATGCCAAGATAGTGCGTCCCCGGAAGGCGGGAATGCTGAAGGAGGCCTTTGAAAAGTGGACATCCGACGGAACCGGTCCAGGGCCCACCAAGGGCAACATCACCGGAAAGGCCCACACGCTCGATGACGTACAGTATGTGGTTGGCTCCAGGTGGAAGCAACGCTACCTGGTGAAAAACGAGCAGACAGGCAATCTGCAGTTCATGGACAAGCAGTTCAACCGCCTGTCGGGCATGTGGGAGAACTACGGCCAGAAGAACGACTGGGACACCCAGTGCGCCACCTGCCACACCACCGGCTACCGCATCACCAGCTATGACGAAAAAGCGAAGAGAACCACCGGCAGCACGTTCTCCGAGCGCGGCATCGGCTGTGAGGCCTGCCATGGGCCGGGGGCAAAGCATGTGAAGGCGAAAGGGATACAGCGGAAGAGAACCATCTTCAATCCCGCCAACGTAGACAGTCAGGCCCAGTCAAAGGTCTGCGGTTACTGCCATGTCAGGGTTGAAAACGAGACATGGCACACCGCCCAGGGCAACCCCCGCGAAGACATGCCGGCGCCCAAACGGGGAGACAGTTACCGGGCGGGTGAAGACTGGACAACCTGGACCGGCATCATCATGCCGGGGCTGCAGGCCGAAAACCCCTTCACCAAGGAGTATACCGGCGACCTGAAAGGTCTCTTCAAGACCGACGAACATGCCAGGGCCAACGGTATCTATGAGGAGGCCAAGCATCACCAGCAGTACCAGGGGTTCATCCAGTCGCAGCATTTCAAGAGCGGGAGCCTTTCCTGCATCACCTGCCACTCTCCCCATGCGGGGAAAGGCAAGCTGAAGAAGGTGGCCAGGAACAGCTGCGGAACATGCCATGCCCCGTCCTACACCGTGGAGAAGTACATGCCAAACACCGGCCAGACAGCGGGCGGCCTGTTCGTCCGTTCCCACACCTTTGGCAAGAACCCGCGCACCGGGGGAGCTGGCGCTGCGGATCTGAAGGAGCCCAATTACTACGAATAGACGGCAGTTCGGGAATGCGGTTACACAAAAAGCGCCTGTTTCAGGCGCTTTTTGTGTAACCGCTCCCTGTTTACCTTAAGGAGATCAGAGACCCTGGAGCTGCTGGTCCAGCAGATGCCGGGGATGGACGTTGGAGAGCGCCTTGAGCATGCTGCTCCTGATATGGGGGATCTCCTGCTCCAGTTCTTTGAGCAGTTCCTTCATACGCCTGCGCTTGAGGTCGGTGGAATCGCTCACCGGGCAGTTGCAGCTGACCACCGGCAGCCCGACCTGGCCCATGAAATCGACGATCTCCTCCTCGGACGCGTACACCAGCGGCCTGATGACGGTGGTGCGGCCGTTGTCGGCCAGCATGTTGGCCGACATGGCCTTGAGCGAACCGACGAAGAACTGGTTCAGCAGCAGCGTCTCGATGAAGTCGTCGCCATGGTGCCCCAGGGCCAGCTTGTTACACCCCAGGCTGTCGGCCAGTCCGTACAGTGCCCCCCGCTTCAGGCGGGCGCAGATGGAGCAGTAGGAGGAGCCGGGGCGGCGCTTCTCGGTGATGATCTCGTAGTGGGTGGTTGTTTCCAGATGGCAGGGGATGCCCAGGGAGGTCACATAGTCACGGACAATATCGCCCCGGTAACCGGGATAGCCGGAGTCGATGATCACGGCCACCAGCTGGAAGTCGATGGGCGCCCGCCGTCGCAGTTCCTCCAGCAGCAGCAAGAGGGTGTAGGAGTCCTTACCCCCCGAAACCCCCACCGCGATACGGTCCCCCTCACGGATCATGGCGAAATCAGCCACCGCTTTTCCCACGGCATGGCGCAGCCGCCTGAACAGCGGCAACTCACGCATCTCCTGCTGCGTCAAGGTCATAGGGTCACTGGCCGCCTTTGGCGTACGCAGCATCCAGGAACCGCTTCACCAGGGGGGAGAACGCCTCGTGTTCCAGCAGGAAGGCGTCGTGGCCGTAGGAGGAACTGATCAGGTGGTACTCCACCTCCTTGCCCAGTTTCCGCAGACAGCTGACCATCTCCTCGGTCTGGCCGGGAGGATAGAGCCAGTCGGAGGAAAAGGCGAAGAACTGCAGCGGAGCGCTGACCCTGGCAAAGGCCTCGGCCATGGATTCGTAGCCCCAGGAGACATCGTACAGGTCCAGTGCCTTGGCCAGGTAGAGGAAGGAGTTGGCGTCGAAACGGCTGACAAAGCTGTAGCCGTTGTAGTCCAGATAGCGCTCCACCTCGAACTGGCCGAAGAAGTCGAACTGGCCGTCACGGGCAGAGAATTTGCGGCCGAACTTGGCCTGCATGGATTCGTCGGACAGGAAGGTGATGTGCCCGATGGCGCGGGCCAGCGCCAGACCGTCCTTGGGGTTGTTCTTGTACTCCCCCTTGCGCCAGGTGGGGTCGTTGAAGATGGACCAGCGGGCGATGGCGTTCATGGAGATGGCCAAAGGCGAGGGGCGGGGGGTGGTGGCCAGCAGGACGGCCGAAGCGATGGCGTCCGGATACTGGGTGATCCACTCCAGAGTCTGCATGCCGCCCATGCTCCCCCCCATGACGGAGAGCAGTCGCCGGATGCCCAGCATCTCGATCAGCAGCTTCTGGGCGCGCACCATGTCCCGGATGGTGATCACCGGAAAGGTCAGGTTGTATCGTTTTCCGGTCTTGGGGTTGATGGAGGCGGGGCCGGTGGAGCCGAAACAAGAACCGATCACGTTGGAGCAGATCACGAAGTAGCGGTCGGTGTCCAGCAGTCGGCCGGGACCTACGATGGCATCCCACCACCCCGGCTTGGTATCGTTCTCGCTCTGTTTTCCGGCCAGGTGGGCGCTGCCGGTCCAGGCGTGTTCCACCAGGATGGCATTGGATGCGTCGGTGTTGAGGGTTCCGTAGGTCTCGTAGGCAATGGTGATGGGGGCCAGGATTCGTCCGCTATCCAGCCTGATGCCGTCACTGATGGTTATGGACTGTTCCCTTACGATGCTGACGGACATGAGAAAACCCCTTCACGGAAATGAAAAGGGGCTGTTACGACACGATCACAGCACACCCTCTCATCTTTGCCTGACGGCAGGAATTAGCACCTGGCGCCATGACGGCCGGTTGCTGTGGTTTCACAGGGCCTTTCCCTCCACCACTCTTGATAAGCAAGGTTTATGGAGCATAACAATACGGAAGAAGAGGATTATTGTCAACGAAATATGCCGGCCACCCCACGCGAGACAGCCTGAAAAGCTCTGGAAAACAGGGGGGCCATCTGCTATAGTCCGCAGCTGTAATCACCCATGGAATCAAGCTGTTTACGAGGAGGTTCTTCATGAAAAAACCGCTGATGCTGCTGACCCTGCTGATCCTGACGTTCTCCTACGGTTGCGCCCAGAATCATTTCAATGTGCCCGAGGAGAATTACGCCAGCAGGGTGCGGATACTGGGAGTGGCCCCCATTATCATCGATGAGGAATCTGACATACGGCACCCCCAGAAGGAGCAGCTGATATCCCTGCTGGCCCAGTTCAACCGAGCAAGTGAGCGGCAGATGGTCGCCCGCTTGAAGGAAACCGGCAACTACTACAGCGTAGCCCTGCTGGAGGGGGACCCCAGCTCCATGCTGCCGAACATGCTCTTCCGCCGCGAGAGGCGCGACGATGCATCCATCCAGTACAACAAGTATTTCTGGAAGAGCGAAGAACTACGCCGTTATATCCGCGAAAATAAGCTGGATGCAGTCATGCTGATGGTTGTCAGCGGACTGGCCAAAAACGACAAGGTCTACTCCAACACCAGGCTCTCGTCATTGGCCGGCGACTACAACTACCTGATCATGTCCGCGCAGATCCTGGACGCCAACGGTACGGTACTCTGGGAGTACCCCAACTTCCGCGGCCGCACCATCTCCCATGAGCCGATGATCGCCCTGCAGTACCCCGATTTCAGCGAAGCAGAGGCCAATGGCCTCGAAAAAGCCAACATCAAATTCAAGACCATCGAGGGGATCAGGCGCAGGTTCAATGAAAAGCGGAAGGATTTCCTGCGCCGCGAAACCAGAGAGGGCGAGGTCTACGCCCGGCAGTTCGATGACATGATTTCACTCCTCAAGTATGACCTGCCCAGAGACGAAAAAGGCGCGCCCTTGCCGGAAAAAGCCAAGCCGGCCGTGACGCCCCAGGCGCTACCGGCCACGACTCCGGCCGTTCCCGCGGCGAAGCCGGTGACGGTCCCTGCCCCAACAGCGGCAACGCCGGTTGCCCCTGCCCCGCGGACAACCGAACCCAACGTCCCGTCGACAGCGGTGGACGATGCCGCCGCTCTGGAGGAGATCGTGCCGGCACCAGAGGAGAGCAAGTAGAAGAGCGCCCTGCGGACAAGAACGAAACACAACGCCCCTCCGGATGAAACACCGGAGGGGCGTTGTGCGTTGCGGTTCTGGTGAAAAGCTACGGTTTCCTGATGATCATCAGCGACAGGTAGTCGGGGGTATGGGTGGCCATGGCATCGATGCCGGTCAGAATTTTCTGGCGGGCGCTGCCGACCCGTTCCACGAACAGCGCACTCTCCGAGCGTCCGGTCTCCTTCAGCAGCTTCAGAATATCGGCGTAGAGCGGCTTGACCTTCAGCAACACCACTGTTTCGAACTCCTGCAGCGCACTAGCTATCGCCTCGATACCGGCCGTGGCCGGAATGACCACGATCTTCTCCTCTGCCTCGGCCAGGGGCACTCCCGCCACGGCAGCGGCGGTATTGATGCTGGATATGCCCGGAACGATCTCCACCGGGAGTGCGGGGTAGCTCTCGCGGAAGATGCGCAGCAGGTAGATGAAGGTGGAGTAGAGCAGGGGGTCGCCGATGGTTATGAAGGCCACGTCCTTGCCCGCCTGAATCCGCTCGGCCATGAGTGCCGCAGCCTCCTGCCAGGCCGGGATCAGCCGCGATTTGTCCGACGTCATGGGGAACTGATGGATGATCAGTTCCTGGCGGGTCTCATCCACGAATTCCCGCACCGTTTCATGGGCCACGCTGGCGTCGCCGGGGTGCGATACCGGTGCCAGGATCACATCGGCCTGGCGCAGGATGCGCTCTGCCTTTCTCGTCAGGAGTTCCGGATCACCCGGACCGACTCCAACTGCAAAGAGTGTTGCCATCAGTGTGTGCTCCCCTTGTGGGCTGTGATGATGTAGACCGGGTTCTGGGCTTCGAACAGCTTGAACTCGGTCAGCTTACGGGTTCTGGAGATGTTGACGCAACTGGCCGCCACGTCGTAGCCATGGTCCTCCAGGTATTCCACCGACTTGGCCAGGGTATCCAGGGTGACCGCGTTCAGCACGATCAATCCTTCCGGCTTGAGGCGCCTGTCCACCGCATCGATGATATCCTCAAGCTGCCCGCCTGCTCCGCCGATGAACACCCGGTCCGGATCGGGCAGTTCGTCCAGCCCTTCCGGGGCATAGGCCTCGATCAGCTTGACATTGCGGGCGCAGAATTTCTTCAGGTTCTCCTGGATATAGCCGACGCAGGCCGGGTTGCGCTCCAGGGCGAAGATACGGCCGTTGGGCATCAGGTTGGAGGCCTCGATGGACACGGAGCCGCTCCCCGCGCCGATGTCCCACATCACCAGGTCGTCCTGGATCTGCAGTTTGGCCAGGGTGACCGCCCGCACCTCCTGCTTGGTGATCAGCTTCTTGACGGTCTGGAACTCGTCGTCGGCGATGCCGATCAGCGGATACTGCACCAGGTTCGGTTCATAGGTCTTGATCAGGATCAGGATATTCAGGTCGGAGGCTTTAAGCTCCAGCAGGCCGCGCACGTCGGTGCGGGTGAATTTTTCACTGTCCAGCCCCAGGTCTTCGCACAGCCAAGCCTCATACCCTTCGGCGCCCCGCTCGATCATCTCCCGCGCGATGGCGGCGGGGGTGTTGACCTTGTCGGTCAGGACGCAGGCCTTCTCGGAAGCCACGATCTTGTCCACCGCCGCATGCAGCCCCCTGCCATGTGCCGATACGAAGATGGCGTCGTCCCAGGGCTCCTTGATGCGCGAAAAGGCATACTGCATGCTGGTGACGTTAGCGAAGATGGCAATGCGCTCCTTGGGCAGGTTACGCAGCAGGAAGCGGGAGATACCGAAGAAGTTCGGGTCGCCGGAGGCCAGTATGACCACCCGTTTCTCCGTTTCCCTCAGGAACTCCAGCAGCTCGGAGAGCGGTCCCAAAACCATCTTGCTGCCGCCATAGGCGGGAAAGATGTCCAGGTGCCGCTGATGGCCGATCATGACCTCGGTCTTGTCGATAACCGCCAGTGCGGTGGAGCTGAACCCCTCCCACCCCTCGATGCCGGCGCCGACCAGATATATCTTGTGCTGTGCCATGTAGTAGCCCCAGATGGGTTAGTGAGTCAAACGCGGACACTATAGCATCTCACGGGGGAAAAATCACCGCAAGAATGGGCGGGCGTTTGGAAGTGTTGCTTTTTCAAAAGGTGTGCAGGGGGCACCAGAAGAGAATGCGACGTAAAATATTCACGGTCTGACCAGGCCCCTTGCCTTTTGTCCCGGGTCCTGGGGGTGGGGCCAGATAGTGAGCGTGAGATTCTTCAAGAGGAGATTAAGATGGCATGTGAGAATTGCGGAAGAGATCAGGGAGTCAGCGCATGGACTGGCAAAGTTATACGGCCCCCCGTACAAGACGGGGGGCCGTTACGATCACCACAAGATGTGAGCGTTTCTAGGAGTCTGTCGGGCTTGACCTCAGGGGCGCCCTCTTTTGTGGCCAAGCCGATTAAAAAAGTTCCGTATGTGTTCGTCTTCCCACCGGCAACCTGGTTAATTCAGCCCTTTCAGCGATGACTGCGGTTATTACAGGCTGATTTTCGCTATTTCTCATTCTATCCGGCCAAGACATGCAGCCGTTTGATGTTGTAGGCCATGCAGACGAGGTTCCATTCGCCTTTTACTGCTTCAAAGCCACGAAGAAGAAAGCTTCTGAATCCCATGACCGCCTTGATGATGCCGAAGACCGGTTCCGAGGTGACTTTTCGCTGGGCGTAGATCGCCTTGCCGGAAGGTGTCTTCAGGCGATGCTTCATTCTGGCCACGGAATCGGCATCTTCGGGTAACGGCGGCGGTTCGGCAAAGCGCTCCATCAGTGGCACGTTGTGACTCTGCCGGTCTACGGCAATGTAGGGAGTTATCCCGTTCTCCTCACAGGCAGTTACATTGGTTTCGCTGAAGTAGCCACTGTCAGCTACCAGATCGGTTGCCTTGCCAAGCTTCTCAGGCAGCGCCGCCAGGTTCTCCAGGGTCGGTGTCAGCTCCTGTTTGTCATTGGGATTCTGGGTAACATGGGCCGAAACGATGAGCTTTGATGCTGTATCCACACCGGCCTGGGCGTTGTAAGTCTGCTCGAATCCGCCACCGGAGGTCGGCATGATCCGCGACTCTTCATCGGTCAGATTGACCTGATCTTTGGCAGTGGGGCCGGATTTGGGCGGTTTCGGCTCTTTCCCCTTGGCCTTCTTGCCCGTTGCCTGCTCCTTCTTGGCCCGTTCGGCGACTTTCTTCTCATAAGCGGCCTGTTCACGAGCATGGCGCTCAGCGGCTCGTTTTTCGATCTCGACCTTGGCTGCGGCAATGGCGGAAAGACGCTTTTCCCGACGTTCCAGTTCTTCGGGGATGTTCATGCCGTCCGGAATATCGGCACGGTCCGCTGCCTCGGCCTTTTTGAGCAGTTCGCCAACCTCAGCCTTGATCTGCTCTTCAAGCTTGCAGGCATGCTCATAGCTCAGCGCCTTGTGCTTGGAGGCGTTCGCCTTGATTTTGCTGCCATCCAAACTAACGTTGCCCAGTTTCAGCACCTCCATCTGATGAGCGATCAGCAGAATCTGGGCAAACAGCTTGTTCAGTTGCGGCAGAAAACGCCGGCGGAAGGTGGCAATGGTATCGTGGTCAGGATGACTGTTTGCCGCTATGAACCGGAATGCCACGGAGTCGTAGGTGCTGCGCTCAAGCTTCCGGCTGGAGAATACGCCTGTCGCATAACCGTAAAACAACAATGCTACCAGCATCTCAGGGTTATAGGGCTGCGAGCCTCGGCCGGCATAGGTAGCTTTCAAAGAGCGCAGGTCGAGCTGTTCGACAATTTCGACCACAAACCGGGCCAAGTGCTTTTCTGGTAGCCAATCCTGCAGCGATGGCGGGAGCAGATAGGGTGTTTCCCGGTCAACTTCAATAAACTTTGATTTCATAGTCAACCCCGATACCTAACCAGTTGATATTACCGGACAAATATACGGGATACACCAAGAAAACGCAAGCTAAAGCTGACGACTTATTCAATAAATACAGCAGGTTAACCAATTGAAAACGCCCTGGAGATGACGGCTGAATGCGTTAAGCCCGACAGACTCCTAGAAATAGCGCTTGAGCAGGCCAGCGAAAACCTGTCCGTGACGGGCTTCGTCCTTGCACATTTCGTGGACGGTGTCGTGGATGGCGTCGTAGTTGAGTTGTTTTGCCCTGGTGGCCATGTCCTTCTTCCCCTTGCAGGCACCGTTTTCCGCCTCGACGCGCGCGGCAAGGTTGGCCTTCGTATCGGCCTTGACCACCTCACCCAGAAGTTCGCCAAACTTGGCGGCATGCTCAGCCTCTTCGAAGGCGATGCGCTTGTAGGCTTCAGCCACTTCAGGGTACCCTTCGCGATCAGCCTGACGGCTCATGGCCAGGTACATGCCGACTTCCGTGCATTCTCCCATGAAATGGGCCTTCAATCCTTCAACAAGCTCCGCATCGATCCCCTGGGCCACGCCGATTCTATGCTCATCGGCCCAGCTTAAGGTTCCTGTTTCCCTCGCGGAAAACTTGTCGGCAGTAGCCTTACACTGGGGACATTCAGCGGGGGGAGCAGTGCCTTCAAAAACATAACCACATACAGTGCACACAAATTTCTTCATGAATTCCTCCTTTGGGGGTGTTGTTTTATTTGCATCAGTGTTCGGGTTCGTTATCCGGCTCAACAAAAGACAAAATCAATATTTTATGTCTTTTTACGCCCGTTTTTTCACCATGTCAACAGATAAATCGCCACCTGCCCAGCTCTCTTTCGGATGAGCATCCCCACAACAGCCTGCTGTGTCAGCTTCCACGGGCTGACGGGCCGGGAAACAAACTGTGAAACGCCAAAAAACGAAAACGCCATGAACCCTTGCTTGGCAAGGCTCCACGGCGTTTTGTGCATCAGTTTCAAAATTCTTTATGGCGATCAGCGGAGAGGCCGGGGGAGGCGAAACAGGCGGTCACCCCCCTCACCCCTCACCATCTAACCCTTGGTGGCGCGCTTACGCTTGGTGGGGTCCAACTCCTTCTTGCGCAGGCGAATGGAGAGCGGCGTCACCTCCACCAGCTCGTCGTCGTCGATGAACTCCAGTGCCTGCTCCAGGGTCAGGAGGCGCGGCGGAGTCAGCTTGATGGCGTCGTCGGTTCCCGAGGCGCGCACGTTGGTCAGCTTCTTACCCTTGCAAGGGTTGACGTCCAGGTCGTTGTCCTTGCTGTGCTGGCCGATGATCATGCCGCCATAGACTTCTGTGGCGGCACCGATGAACAGGATGCCACGCGGTTGCAGGGCATCCAGGGAGTAGGCGGTGGTCTCGCCATGCTCCATGGCGATCAGAACGCCGTTCTTCCTGCCCGGGATGTCACCCTTGTAGGGAGCATACTCGTGGAAGGTGTGGGTCATGACCGCCGTGCCGCGGGTGTCGGTCAGAACTTCGCCGCGCAGCCCGATCAGGCCGCGGGCCGGGATGATGAACTCCATGCGCACCATCTCTCCCATGGGGGACATGGCGGCCAGCTCCCCCTTGCGCGGTCCCATCTTTTCGATGATGGCGCCCTGGAATTCGGAGGCCACATCCACCACCAGGTATTCCATAGGCTCGGTCTTGACGCCATCCTTGATGCGGGTAATAACCTCCGGCTTAGAGACCGCCAGCTCGAACCCCTCGCGCCGCATGTTCTCGATCAGGATGGAGAGGTGCAGTTCGCCGCGGCCGGAGACCTTGAAGGTGTCCGGGCTGTCGGTGTCCTCGACCCTGAGGGAGACGTTGGTGCGCAACTCCTTGGTAAGGCGCTCGCGGATGTTACGCGAGGTAACCCATTTCCCCTCGCGACCGGCAAAGGGGGAGGTGTTGACGATGAAGTTCATGGCCAGTGTCGGCTCGTCGATGGAGACGTAGGGGACCGCGATGGGAGTTTCAGCCGAGGCCAGGGTCTCACCGATGCTGATCTCCTCGAAACCGGCCACAGTAACGATATCGCCGGTACCAGCCTCCTCGATCTCCACCTGCTTGAGCCCCTGGTAACCAAGAAGCTTGGTAATGCGGCCTTTCGTAATC
Protein-coding regions in this window:
- the cobI gene encoding precorrin-2 C(20)-methyltransferase: MATLFAVGVGPGDPELLTRKAERILRQADVILAPVSHPGDASVAHETVREFVDETRQELIIHQFPMTSDKSRLIPAWQEAAALMAERIQAGKDVAFITIGDPLLYSTFIYLLRIFRESYPALPVEIVPGISSINTAAAVAGVPLAEAEEKIVVIPATAGIEAIASALQEFETVVLLKVKPLYADILKLLKETGRSESALFVERVGSARQKILTGIDAMATHTPDYLSLMIIRKP
- a CDS encoding bifunctional cobalt-precorrin-7 (C(5))-methyltransferase/cobalt-precorrin-6B (C(15))-methyltransferase, translating into MAQHKIYLVGAGIEGWEGFSSTALAVIDKTEVMIGHQRHLDIFPAYGGSKMVLGPLSELLEFLRETEKRVVILASGDPNFFGISRFLLRNLPKERIAIFANVTSMQYAFSRIKEPWDDAIFVSAHGRGLHAAVDKIVASEKACVLTDKVNTPAAIAREMIERGAEGYEAWLCEDLGLDSEKFTRTDVRGLLELKASDLNILILIKTYEPNLVQYPLIGIADDEFQTVKKLITKQEVRAVTLAKLQIQDDLVMWDIGAGSGSVSIEASNLMPNGRIFALERNPACVGYIQENLKKFCARNVKLIEAYAPEGLDELPDPDRVFIGGAGGQLEDIIDAVDRRLKPEGLIVLNAVTLDTLAKSVEYLEDHGYDVAASCVNISRTRKLTEFKLFEAQNPVYIITAHKGSTH
- a CDS encoding IS1182 family transposase encodes the protein MKSKFIEVDRETPYLLPPSLQDWLPEKHLARFVVEIVEQLDLRSLKATYAGRGSQPYNPEMLVALLFYGYATGVFSSRKLERSTYDSVAFRFIAANSHPDHDTIATFRRRFLPQLNKLFAQILLIAHQMEVLKLGNVSLDGSKIKANASKHKALSYEHACKLEEQIKAEVGELLKKAEAADRADIPDGMNIPEELERREKRLSAIAAAKVEIEKRAAERHAREQAAYEKKVAERAKKEQATGKKAKGKEPKPPKSGPTAKDQVNLTDEESRIMPTSGGGFEQTYNAQAGVDTASKLIVSAHVTQNPNDKQELTPTLENLAALPEKLGKATDLVADSGYFSETNVTACEENGITPYIAVDRQSHNVPLMERFAEPPPLPEDADSVARMKHRLKTPSGKAIYAQRKVTSEPVFGIIKAVMGFRSFLLRGFEAVKGEWNLVCMAYNIKRLHVLAG
- a CDS encoding ferritin family protein codes for the protein MKKFVCTVCGYVFEGTAPPAECPQCKATADKFSARETGTLSWADEHRIGVAQGIDAELVEGLKAHFMGECTEVGMYLAMSRQADREGYPEVAEAYKRIAFEEAEHAAKFGELLGEVVKADTKANLAARVEAENGACKGKKDMATRAKQLNYDAIHDTVHEMCKDEARHGQVFAGLLKRYF
- the typA gene encoding translational GTPase TypA; its protein translation is MQERIRNIAIIAHVDHGKTTLVDAMLRHAGVFRENEAITERVMDSNDLEKERGITILAKSLSIHHGRYKINIVDTPGHADFGGEVERVLKMVDSVLLLVDALDGPMPQTRFVLKKSLDLGLKPIVVINKIDRPGSRPDEVLNMVFDLFCELNASDEQLDFPVVYTSAKVGYAKLDMASESTSMEPLFAVVESNVRPPKGDATAPFQMLIANIDYNDYIGRMATGRIFNGKVKSGETVAMIKRDGSITKGRITKLLGYQGLKQVEIEEAGTGDIVTVAGFEEISIGETLASAETPIAVPYVSIDEPTLAMNFIVNTSPFAGREGKWVTSRNIRERLTKELRTNVSLRVEDTDSPDTFKVSGRGELHLSILIENMRREGFELAVSKPEVITRIKDGVKTEPMEYLVVDVASEFQGAIIEKMGPRKGELAAMSPMGEMVRMEFIIPARGLIGLRGEVLTDTRGTAVMTHTFHEYAPYKGDIPGRKNGVLIAMEHGETTAYSLDALQPRGILFIGAATEVYGGMIIGQHSKDNDLDVNPCKGKKLTNVRASGTDDAIKLTPPRLLTLEQALEFIDDDELVEVTPLSIRLRKKELDPTKRKRATKG